In Cydia amplana chromosome 2, ilCydAmpl1.1, whole genome shotgun sequence, the following proteins share a genomic window:
- the LOC134658556 gene encoding glutathione S-transferase D7-like isoform X2, with protein sequence MDKTVAAKTQSANTAAARARMPAQAIKLYYLPPSPPCRAVMMLARVMGLELDLVLTNIMEGQHKTPEFLKMNPQHTIPTMDDNGFILWESRAIMAYLVNAYGRDDSLYPKNPRLRALVDSRLNFDLGTLFLRYFNLYAPVLFHGDEYNEESAAKLDEALGWLNSMLEGRAFVAGDNMTIADITIVVTLSNLDAFGYDFSAHDNVTKWFERTKKALEPYGYKDIDQAGAQILASFLKKD encoded by the exons caCGGCAGCAGCGCGAGCCAGAATGCCAGCCCAGGCTATAAAGCTGTACTACTTACCGCCGTCTCCGCCGTGTCGGGCGGTGATGATGCTGGCGAGGGTCATGGGGCTGGAGCTCGATCTGGTGCTCACCAACATCATGGAGGGACAGCATAAGACTCCTGAGTTTTTAAAG ATGAATCCGCAGCACACGATACCAACGATGGATGACAATGGATTCATTCTATGGGAAAG TCGAGCAATAATGGCATACTTGGTGAACGCATATGGGCGTGACGACTCACTGTATCCGAAAAACCCTCGACTCCGAGCGCTTGTCGACAGTCGGCTGAACTTTGACCTGGGAACACTCTTTCTGCGATACTTTAatctatat GCTCCAGTGCTATTTCATGGTGATGAGTATAATGAAGAAAGTGCGGCCAAACTAGACGAAGCCCTGGGGTGGCTGAACTCCATGCTAGAAGGACGGGCCTTCGTGGCCGGCGACAATATGACTATCGCCGACATCACTATTGTGGTCACTTTGAGTAATCTTGAT GCATTCGGCTACGACTTCAGTGCCCACGACAATGTGACAAAATGGTTCGAAAGGACGAAAAAGGCTTTGGAGCCCTACGGATATAAAGATATAGACCAAGCCGGTGCACAAATATTAGCCTCTTTCTTAAAGAAAGATTAA
- the LOC134658556 gene encoding glutathione S-transferase D7-like isoform X1, with protein MRSFTFFTIFLVIYVNSTAAARARMPAQAIKLYYLPPSPPCRAVMMLARVMGLELDLVLTNIMEGQHKTPEFLKMNPQHTIPTMDDNGFILWESRAIMAYLVNAYGRDDSLYPKNPRLRALVDSRLNFDLGTLFLRYFNLYAPVLFHGDEYNEESAAKLDEALGWLNSMLEGRAFVAGDNMTIADITIVVTLSNLDAFGYDFSAHDNVTKWFERTKKALEPYGYKDIDQAGAQILASFLKKD; from the exons caCGGCAGCAGCGCGAGCCAGAATGCCAGCCCAGGCTATAAAGCTGTACTACTTACCGCCGTCTCCGCCGTGTCGGGCGGTGATGATGCTGGCGAGGGTCATGGGGCTGGAGCTCGATCTGGTGCTCACCAACATCATGGAGGGACAGCATAAGACTCCTGAGTTTTTAAAG ATGAATCCGCAGCACACGATACCAACGATGGATGACAATGGATTCATTCTATGGGAAAG TCGAGCAATAATGGCATACTTGGTGAACGCATATGGGCGTGACGACTCACTGTATCCGAAAAACCCTCGACTCCGAGCGCTTGTCGACAGTCGGCTGAACTTTGACCTGGGAACACTCTTTCTGCGATACTTTAatctatat GCTCCAGTGCTATTTCATGGTGATGAGTATAATGAAGAAAGTGCGGCCAAACTAGACGAAGCCCTGGGGTGGCTGAACTCCATGCTAGAAGGACGGGCCTTCGTGGCCGGCGACAATATGACTATCGCCGACATCACTATTGTGGTCACTTTGAGTAATCTTGAT GCATTCGGCTACGACTTCAGTGCCCACGACAATGTGACAAAATGGTTCGAAAGGACGAAAAAGGCTTTGGAGCCCTACGGATATAAAGATATAGACCAAGCCGGTGCACAAATATTAGCCTCTTTCTTAAAGAAAGATTAA